In Drosophila bipectinata strain 14024-0381.07 chromosome 2R, DbipHiC1v2, whole genome shotgun sequence, one genomic interval encodes:
- the thoc5 gene encoding THO complex subunit 5, whose product MEDVLNKQLDQLQKAIDGVMELKTKGQSTDEARTSVTLMFVALKHANREVKQKIKAGRDNLHLEKNKVDLSRLQLQNLLYEVSHLKKEIIRCQKFKSRDTQLELLTEEEYADKLSTPSDSKDELSSHKKHLHRLECELRLRKDLDKQYSTLLNSKQELLQDSLSQTQRYVSFAPALRTLMGATQPLHDALQLSLDVEWKLSAVVKYLPKPLYILFINLQSIQRICDDHTFTSEVVGYESEVQMQDLLNEKHHDSLQSLKVEDEKYGQPESPLEKALVPHPLHIRITIGNAGAYQLILQIRYFELLKCTAVWAQMNFASNNGGDTNFVHNILRHLYPNDLGIEIPIPGIQYELQNFNISADECLAHLKAKNFGKPYCWLQGMCAIPTVNSSMLYNHELNLNKNTQEIITRISRRWNTWLKLSQQIRGLTYKDVDLATLKENIYPAGLSCSLVQWTAITLEEFHAQNSDVFKISSDDNEITYSIYRAVIVRGAAKMECFIRIPSNYPREIPLWILNVHWNGCHTSQNNSAIKMMEFWTNSLQPKQLEDNERILYAQLYRTIYSFDIFLETEGSMQSTIEYNKEKPYISAFAKRNRARPYRYIKKGSVYAFKQ is encoded by the exons ATGGAAGATGTATTAAATAAACAGTTGGATCAGTTGCAAAAGGCGATCGATGGCGTTATGGAATTGAAGACCAAG GGGCAGTCCACAGACGAAGCCCGCACATCGGTCACTTTGATGTTTGTGGCTCTGAAGCACGCAAATCGGGAGGTGAAGCAAAAGATCAAGGCTGGACGGGATAATCTACACCTGGAAAAGAACAAGGTTGACCTTAGCCGACTGCAGTTGCAAAATCTGCTATATGAAGTGAGCCACCTGAAGAAAGAGATCATCCGTTGCCAGAAATTCAAAAGTCGCGACACCCAGCTAGAACTACTCACGGAGGAAGAGTACGCGGATAAGCTTTCCACCCCATCCGACTCTAAAGATGAGTTGTCTAGCCACAAGAAGCATCTGCACCGGTTGGAGTGCGAACTTCGACTAAGAAAGGATCTCGACAAACAGTACAGCACTCTGCTTAACTCGAAACAGGAGTTGTTGCAAGATAGTCTGAGTCAAACACAGCGATACGTTTCTTTTGCACCTGCCTTGCGCACATTAATGGGTGCCACTCAGCCGTTGCACGACGCCTTGCAACTATCCCTAGACGTGGAGTGGAAGTTGAGTGCTGTGGTCAAGTACCTGCCGAAACCCCTTTACATCCTGTTCATCAACCTGCAATCGATTCAACGCATCTGCGACGATCACACGTTTACCTCCGAAGTAGTGGGATATGAAAGTGAAGTGCAAATGCAGGATTTGTTGAATGAAAAGCACCATGATTCTTTGCAGTCGTTGAAAGTAGAAGATGAGAAATATGGGCAACCTGAAAGTCCCTTGGAGAAGGCATTGGTTCCTCACCCATTGCATATTCGAATTACA ATTGGAAATGCTGGCGCCTATCAATTAATTTTGCAGATTCGTTATTTTGAGCTTCTCAAGTGCACTGCTGTGTGGGCTCAAATGAACTTTGCTAGTAACAATGG CGGTGATACAAACTTTGTGCACAACATTCTGAGGCACTTATACCCGAACGACTTGGGCATCGAAATACCCATTCCAGGCATCCAGTATGAG CTACAGAATTTTAATATATCTGCTGATGAATGTCTGGCGCATTTAAAGGCCAAAAACTTTGGAAAACCTTATTGTTGGTTGCAAGGAATGTGCGCTATTCCAACAGTCAATAGTTCTATGCTGTACAACCACGAGCTGAATTTGAACAAAAACACACAGGAAATAATAACCCGAATCTCCAGGCGTTGGAACACTTGGTTGAAGCTAAGTCAGCAGATTCGAGGTTTGACGTACAAGGATGTCGATCTAGCCACTTTGAAGGAGAACATTTACCCTGCCGGCTTGTCGTGCAGTCTTGTCCAATGGACGGCAATCACATTGGAGGAATTTCATGCGCAAAACTCTGATGTGTTCAAGATTTCGTCAGACGACAATGAAATCACTTACAGTATATACAGGGCTGTAATTGTTCGAGGAGCTGCAAAAATGGAGTGTTTCATTAGAATCCCAAGCAATTACCCCAGGGAAATACCTCTTTGGATTTTAAATGTCCATTGGAACGGATGTCATACATCGCAAAACAACTCCGCCATCAAG ATGATGGAGTTCTGGACCAACTCCCTACAGCCAAAACAACTAGAGGACAACGAGCGCATTCTGTATGCCCAACTCTACCGCACCATATACAGCTTCGACATATTTCTAGAGACTGAAGGCTCCATGCAAAGCACAATCGAATATAACAAGGAAAAACCATACATTAGTGCTTTTGCAAAGCGGAATCGAGCGCGTCCATATAGGTACATTAAGAAGGGTTCGGTGTATGCCTTCAAACAGTGA
- the LOC108120947 gene encoding uncharacterized protein C6orf136 homolog: protein MMRNFGMLSIRRSSWLAHSCSTERVLSSAMRLSLPPTATCHDRLLNGARIDNIQPSRCLHESASTQPEPSSDKETGRKPEDLDRAYEVLRTTLPKLFVEPLDYSIYSPGLVFQNNITGKHTVGLYHYVKQIAILRTVGHLKYAYVKFEVLKITKHPEDYTVRVRWRVRGISGLKVMFQFWKFKLWQLKEILKDQEAWYDGYSVLYLGDDGLIIKHVVDKVMPDESRESIENPSSTSLPTGSLAATTSQKIN, encoded by the coding sequence ATGATGCGAAACTTCGGGATGTTATCAATTAGAAGGAGCAGCTGGCTGGCCCACTCGTGCTCCACAGAGCGGGTGTTGTCTTCCGCCATGCGACTGTCATTGCCCCCAACAGCTACCTGCCACGATAGATTACTTAACGGAGCGCGAATCGACAACATTCAACCTAGTCGGTGTCTCCACGAGAGCGCCAGCACACAACCGGAGCCCAGCAGCGATAAAGAAACCGGGAGGAAACCAGAAGATCTGGACCGTGCCTACGAGGTGCTTAGAACAACGCTGCCCAAGCTGTTCGTGGAGCCGCTGGACTATTCCATCTACAGTCCAGGCCTCGTGTTTCAGAACAACATTACTGGCAAACACACCGTAGGTCTTTACCACTACGTCAAACAAATTGCCATACTGCGAACGGTTGGCCATTTAAAGTACGCCTACGTCAAGTTTGAAGTCCTGAAGATCACAAAACATCCCGAAGACTATACGGTACGCGTCCGATGGCGGGTGAGAGGTATATCTGGCCTGAAAGTCATGTTTCAATTCTGGAAGTTCAAGCTGTGGCAGTTGAAGGAGATACTTAAGGACCAGGAAGCCTGGTATGATGGATATTCGGTACTCTACCTGGGTGATGATGGGCTCATTATCAAGCACGTTGTTGATAAGGTAATGCCGGATGAAAGCCGGGAGTCTATTGAGAACCCTTCTTCGACGTCGCTACCAACCGGATCCCTGGCGGCGACAACTTCCCAGAAGATAAACTGA
- the alpha-Catr gene encoding alpha-catulin isoform X1, which translates to MYGLNQSIVNNQRFRVRDMDNEQIMSTFGNIGHLLNIAVERFITIGEIIAEENIDIKGDMYEAAKEARDAGKSIERLCDISPLSGMELRHHIEPLKDYGAIILAARSLLSSVTRILLLVDIIVVKKLLTAKKRASESLEKLESVMNFTEFVRAFSVFGTEMIELAYLTGHHRNSFKEERRRAQMFSARQILEKSIAILLTSSKNSLIHSDCVIVKENRDTVFCQIRRAMDLIHFVVKDSIFDSAKHLPFEKQASNPNYENESIYTTIKRIVNLIKRYKYQMSYYESNVEGNNNSDAYFNFLDDDLWKSEKNLSSSSGGGRMVNNTNFRKHMSSESMDLREELSMAFEKLFEKAHDFTDSPYISHNHRKNILSYCDNCKLEFDLYLNTIMKDQHENSGSQLKGRDPELGMLSSLEELCKQLVVSVSSQIEDFNESLKIASKLVKSFHVLATNYDIDNLNQRSSKFHDCCDHIFDICKLLQHIAPTERLQVQAKCLAINLRIYGPQVFIAAKILWKYSNSSAANENFESFSDMWKWLTNEISMIAKKILVSINTTKNERETETEKCETSDKLSKPGVPATEDGEMVEYSGLEGKNNGDLSTYQSKWSEDLSDDNDILKRAKNMSAMAFLMYQFTKGNGSLRTTQDLFTQAEYFAEEANRLYKVLRHFSYQVPASDNKKDLLNILDRVPTFVQALQFTVKDHTVGKAATFVKVDHVIRETKNLMNVINKVVSKCFECANKYKLNLTGITGGLTSGAVRGDDNVAGGMCDSKGTTSSSEGSM; encoded by the exons ATGTATGGACTCAAccaatcaattgtaaac AATCAACGCTTTCGAGTTCGTGATATGGATAACGAGCAAATCATGTCCACTTTTGGGAACATAGGGCACTTACTAAACATCGCCGTGGAACGGTTTATAACGATTGGCGAAATAATAGCTGAGGAAAATATAGATATCAAAGGGGATATGTACGAGGCTGCCAAAGAAGCCCGAGATGCTG GAAAATCAATCGAACGACTTTGTGATATATCACCATTAAGTGGTATGGAACTTCGACACCACATTGAACCTTTGAAAGACTATGGTGCCATTATATTGGCGGCCAGGTCCCTCCTATCCTCTGTCACGCGAATTTTACTCCTGGTTGATATTATTGTTGTGAAGAAACTCTTAACCGCCAAGAAGCGAGCCTCCGAGAGTCTCGAGAAGCTAGAATCGGTGATGAACTTCACTGAGTTTGTACGTGCGTTTTCCGTTTTCGGCACGGAGATGATCGAGCTTGCTTACCTCACCGGGCACCACCGGAACTCCTTTAAGGAGGAGCGGCGGCGGGCGCAGATGTTTTCGGCCCGTCAAATCCTGGAGAAATCGATTGCCATCTTGCTAACGTCCTCGAAGAACAGCCTGATCCACAGCGACTGTGTGATCGTGAAGGAGAACCGCGACACCGTGTTCTGCCAGATCAGAAGAGCTATGGACCTCATTCATTTCGTGGTGAAGGACAGTATCTTTGATTCGGCGAAGCACCTACCCTTCGAAAAGCAGGCTAGCAATCCGAACTACGAGAACGAAAGCATATACACGACAATAAAGCGCATTGTTAACCTCATCAAGCGGTACAAGTACCAGATGAGCTACTATGAGAGTAATGTCGAAGGTAACAACAATTCCGACGCGTACTTCAATTTCCTGGACGACGATTTGTGGAAGTCGGAGAAAAACCTATCATCCTCCTCTGGCGGTGGTCGCATGGTGAACAACACCAACTTCAGGAAGCACATGAGCTCCGAGAGCATGGATCTGCGTGAGGAGTTGTCCATGGCATTTGAGAAACTCTTTGAAAAGGCCCACGACTTTACTGACTCGCCCTACATCAGTCACAACCATCGAAAGAACATACTGTCCTATTGTGACAATTGCAAGCTGGAGTTCGATCTTTACCTCAACACCATTATGAAGGACCAGCACGAAAACTCCGGGAGTCAGTTGAAGGGTCGTGATCCCGAGTTGGGAATGCTGAGTAGTCTGGAAGAGCTTTGCAAGCAGCTGGTCGTCTCGGTATCCAGCCAAATCGAGGACTTCAACGAATCTCTTAAGATCGCGTCTAAGCTTGTGAAATCGTTCCACGTCCTGGCAACGAACTATGACATCGACAATCTGAACCAGCGTTCCTCAAAGTTCCATGACTGCTGCGACCATATCTTTGACATCTGTAAGCTCCTGCAGCATATTGCGCCAACGGAAAGGTTGCAGGTCCAGGCAAAGTGCCTAGCCATCAATCTACGAATCTATGGACCTCAGGTCTTTATTGCTGCCAAAATCCTTTGGAAATACTCGAACAGCAGTGCGGCCAACGAGAACTTTGAGTCCTTCTCGGACATGTGGAAGTGGCTTACTAACGAGATCTCTATGATCGCCAAAAAGATTCTTGTATCAATTAATACGACTAAGAACGAAAGAGAAACGGAAACTGAG aAATGCGAAACTTCTGATAAACTATCTAAACCCGGTGTACCTGCAACTGAAGATGGAGAAATGGTTGAGTATTCTGGCCTCGAAGGCAAAAACAATGGAGATCTAAGCACATATCAATCAAAATGGAGTGAAGACTTGTCGGATGACAACGACATATTAAAGAGAGCTAAAAACATGTCAGCTATGGCTTTCCTTATGTATCAGTTTACAAAAGGAAACGGTTCTTTAAGAACAACTCAGGATTTGTTTACTCAAGCCGAATATTTTGCGGAGGAAGCCAATCGACTTTACAAGGTCCTTCGTCACTTTTCTTATCAG GTCCCAGCAAGTGACAACAAAAAGGATCTGCTTAACATTTTAGATAGAGTGCCGACTTTTGTCCAAGCACTTCAATTTACAGTGAAAGACCACACGGTGGGTAAAGCTGCCACTTTTGTGAAGGTGGATCACGTCATCagagaaacaaaaaacctTATGAACGTTATAAATAAAGTAGTATCGAAGTGCTTTGAGTGCGCAAATAAG TACAAACTAAATTTAACTGGGATTACTGGAGGACTAACCTCAGGAGCAGTGCGCGGCGATGACAACGTGGCCGGTGGAATGTGCGACTCCAAAGGAACGACGAGCAGCAGCGAGGGGAGCATGTGA
- the alpha-Catr gene encoding alpha-catulin isoform X2, giving the protein MDNEQIMSTFGNIGHLLNIAVERFITIGEIIAEENIDIKGDMYEAAKEARDAGKSIERLCDISPLSGMELRHHIEPLKDYGAIILAARSLLSSVTRILLLVDIIVVKKLLTAKKRASESLEKLESVMNFTEFVRAFSVFGTEMIELAYLTGHHRNSFKEERRRAQMFSARQILEKSIAILLTSSKNSLIHSDCVIVKENRDTVFCQIRRAMDLIHFVVKDSIFDSAKHLPFEKQASNPNYENESIYTTIKRIVNLIKRYKYQMSYYESNVEGNNNSDAYFNFLDDDLWKSEKNLSSSSGGGRMVNNTNFRKHMSSESMDLREELSMAFEKLFEKAHDFTDSPYISHNHRKNILSYCDNCKLEFDLYLNTIMKDQHENSGSQLKGRDPELGMLSSLEELCKQLVVSVSSQIEDFNESLKIASKLVKSFHVLATNYDIDNLNQRSSKFHDCCDHIFDICKLLQHIAPTERLQVQAKCLAINLRIYGPQVFIAAKILWKYSNSSAANENFESFSDMWKWLTNEISMIAKKILVSINTTKNERETETEKCETSDKLSKPGVPATEDGEMVEYSGLEGKNNGDLSTYQSKWSEDLSDDNDILKRAKNMSAMAFLMYQFTKGNGSLRTTQDLFTQAEYFAEEANRLYKVLRHFSYQVPASDNKKDLLNILDRVPTFVQALQFTVKDHTVGKAATFVKVDHVIRETKNLMNVINKVVSKCFECANKYKLNLTGITGGLTSGAVRGDDNVAGGMCDSKGTTSSSEGSM; this is encoded by the exons ATGGATAACGAGCAAATCATGTCCACTTTTGGGAACATAGGGCACTTACTAAACATCGCCGTGGAACGGTTTATAACGATTGGCGAAATAATAGCTGAGGAAAATATAGATATCAAAGGGGATATGTACGAGGCTGCCAAAGAAGCCCGAGATGCTG GAAAATCAATCGAACGACTTTGTGATATATCACCATTAAGTGGTATGGAACTTCGACACCACATTGAACCTTTGAAAGACTATGGTGCCATTATATTGGCGGCCAGGTCCCTCCTATCCTCTGTCACGCGAATTTTACTCCTGGTTGATATTATTGTTGTGAAGAAACTCTTAACCGCCAAGAAGCGAGCCTCCGAGAGTCTCGAGAAGCTAGAATCGGTGATGAACTTCACTGAGTTTGTACGTGCGTTTTCCGTTTTCGGCACGGAGATGATCGAGCTTGCTTACCTCACCGGGCACCACCGGAACTCCTTTAAGGAGGAGCGGCGGCGGGCGCAGATGTTTTCGGCCCGTCAAATCCTGGAGAAATCGATTGCCATCTTGCTAACGTCCTCGAAGAACAGCCTGATCCACAGCGACTGTGTGATCGTGAAGGAGAACCGCGACACCGTGTTCTGCCAGATCAGAAGAGCTATGGACCTCATTCATTTCGTGGTGAAGGACAGTATCTTTGATTCGGCGAAGCACCTACCCTTCGAAAAGCAGGCTAGCAATCCGAACTACGAGAACGAAAGCATATACACGACAATAAAGCGCATTGTTAACCTCATCAAGCGGTACAAGTACCAGATGAGCTACTATGAGAGTAATGTCGAAGGTAACAACAATTCCGACGCGTACTTCAATTTCCTGGACGACGATTTGTGGAAGTCGGAGAAAAACCTATCATCCTCCTCTGGCGGTGGTCGCATGGTGAACAACACCAACTTCAGGAAGCACATGAGCTCCGAGAGCATGGATCTGCGTGAGGAGTTGTCCATGGCATTTGAGAAACTCTTTGAAAAGGCCCACGACTTTACTGACTCGCCCTACATCAGTCACAACCATCGAAAGAACATACTGTCCTATTGTGACAATTGCAAGCTGGAGTTCGATCTTTACCTCAACACCATTATGAAGGACCAGCACGAAAACTCCGGGAGTCAGTTGAAGGGTCGTGATCCCGAGTTGGGAATGCTGAGTAGTCTGGAAGAGCTTTGCAAGCAGCTGGTCGTCTCGGTATCCAGCCAAATCGAGGACTTCAACGAATCTCTTAAGATCGCGTCTAAGCTTGTGAAATCGTTCCACGTCCTGGCAACGAACTATGACATCGACAATCTGAACCAGCGTTCCTCAAAGTTCCATGACTGCTGCGACCATATCTTTGACATCTGTAAGCTCCTGCAGCATATTGCGCCAACGGAAAGGTTGCAGGTCCAGGCAAAGTGCCTAGCCATCAATCTACGAATCTATGGACCTCAGGTCTTTATTGCTGCCAAAATCCTTTGGAAATACTCGAACAGCAGTGCGGCCAACGAGAACTTTGAGTCCTTCTCGGACATGTGGAAGTGGCTTACTAACGAGATCTCTATGATCGCCAAAAAGATTCTTGTATCAATTAATACGACTAAGAACGAAAGAGAAACGGAAACTGAG aAATGCGAAACTTCTGATAAACTATCTAAACCCGGTGTACCTGCAACTGAAGATGGAGAAATGGTTGAGTATTCTGGCCTCGAAGGCAAAAACAATGGAGATCTAAGCACATATCAATCAAAATGGAGTGAAGACTTGTCGGATGACAACGACATATTAAAGAGAGCTAAAAACATGTCAGCTATGGCTTTCCTTATGTATCAGTTTACAAAAGGAAACGGTTCTTTAAGAACAACTCAGGATTTGTTTACTCAAGCCGAATATTTTGCGGAGGAAGCCAATCGACTTTACAAGGTCCTTCGTCACTTTTCTTATCAG GTCCCAGCAAGTGACAACAAAAAGGATCTGCTTAACATTTTAGATAGAGTGCCGACTTTTGTCCAAGCACTTCAATTTACAGTGAAAGACCACACGGTGGGTAAAGCTGCCACTTTTGTGAAGGTGGATCACGTCATCagagaaacaaaaaacctTATGAACGTTATAAATAAAGTAGTATCGAAGTGCTTTGAGTGCGCAAATAAG TACAAACTAAATTTAACTGGGATTACTGGAGGACTAACCTCAGGAGCAGTGCGCGGCGATGACAACGTGGCCGGTGGAATGTGCGACTCCAAAGGAACGACGAGCAGCAGCGAGGGGAGCATGTGA
- the LOC108120976 gene encoding uncharacterized protein, producing MGLAASICIKVLQQIATVAALILKRLSDKYSERVFTINKKQSREWTLLNNLSWTREGDDFSTLTFVGYTFIASVLLLSRIIDGTSNYRTCEIILLTCGVLFFTIEGLLKFFALEELPDELTTYAYTLGALSFFCAALFALDLMLFKNLMKIKNSSAQTDQLKETVAMKVYNLSQEAKTSCCNNAPRTELINERDRKYLRTDL from the exons ATGGGACTAGCGGCTTCTATATGCATAAAAGTTCTGCAA CAGATAGCTACGGTGGCTGCGTTGATTCTGAAGAGATTATCGGACAAGTATTCGGAACGAGTATTtacaatcaataaaaagcAGTCCAGGGAATGGACACTCTTGAATAATCTTTCATGGACCAGGGAGGGCGATGACTTCAGCACACTAACCTTTGTTGGATATACCTTCATAGCTTCAGTTTTGCTCTTGTCAAG AATTATCGATGGAACTTCCAACTATAGAACCTGCGAAATAATTCTTCTTACCTGTGGAGTTTTGTTCTTCACCATAGAAG GACTCTTGAAGTTCTTTGCCTTGGAGGAACTACCCGATGAACTGACGACTTACGCATATACCCTTGGAGCTCTTTCGTTTTTCTGTGCAGCTTTATTCGCTTTGGACTTAATgctatttaaaaatttgatgaAAATCAAAAACTCAAGTGCTCAGACGGATCAGCTAAAGGAAACAGTGGCCATGAAAGTTTACAATTTGTCCCAAGAGGCTAAAACATCTTGTTGCAACAATGCTCCCCGAActgaattaattaatgaaaggGATAGAAAGTACCTGAGAACAGATTTGTAG